A genomic region of Zalophus californianus isolate mZalCal1 chromosome 11, mZalCal1.pri.v2, whole genome shotgun sequence contains the following coding sequences:
- the LOC113914398 gene encoding glutathione S-transferase P, producing the protein MPPYTIVYFPVRGRCEAMRMLLADQGQSWKEEVVTKESWLQGPLKASCLYGQLPKFQDGDLTLYQSNAILRHLGRSLGLYGKDHREAALLDVVNDGVEDLRCKYVMLIYTNYEAGKEEYLKALPEYLKPFETLLSQNEGGQAFIVGNQISFTDNNLLDLLLIHQVLDPSCLDSLPLLSAYVMRLSARPKLKAFLASPEHVNRPINGNGKQ; encoded by the exons A TGCCGCCCTACACCATTGTCTACTTTCCTGTGCGAG ggcgcTGCGAGGCCATGCGCATGCTGCTGGCTGACCAGGGCCAGAGCTGGAAGGAGGAGGTGGTGACCAAGGAGAGCTGGCTGCAGGGCCCGCTCAAGGCCTCCTGT ctgtaCGGGCAGCTCCCCAAGTTCCAGGACGGAGACCTCACCCTGTACCAGTCCAATGCCATCCTGCGACACCTGGGCCGCTCCCTTG GGCTGTACGGGAAGGACCATCGGGAGGCAGCCCTGCTGGATGTGGTGAACGATGGTGTAGAGGACCTTCGCTGCAAATACGTCATGCTCATCTACACTAACTAC gaggcagggaaggaggagtaCTTGAAGGCACTACCAGAGTACCTGAAGCCCTTTGAGACGCTGTTGTCCCAGAACGAGGGGGGCCAGGCCTTCATCGTGGGCAACCAG ATCTCCTTCACCGACAACAACCTGCTGGACCTGCTGCTGATTCACCAGGTCCTGGACCCCAGCTGCCTGGACTCCTTGCCCCTGCTCTCCGCCTATGTGATGCGCCTCAGCGCCCGGCCCAAGCTCAAGGCCTTCCTCGCCTCCCCCGAGCACGTGAACCGCCCCATCAACGGCAACGGGAAACAATGA